In one window of Opitutus sp. GAS368 DNA:
- a CDS encoding TonB-dependent receptor, protein MNNSSVSYLRKALALLSVGLSLFAAQAAFAQQTAAAASTTTDDTLKLDKYVVTGSYLPPAADATAVPVITVDANTIQNSGNNTSVLEILRKTVPQFTGNGNIGTNNANVGSGNTQGGSSLSLRNTSTLVLINGRRAAYSPTSASGGAQFVDVSLIPVAAIEKIEVLADGASAIYGTDAVAGVVNIILKTDFQGFEAGVRYGWSSNTGHYENKSAYIVGGVTSGKTSITISSEYSKYTPIMNWQRPYSAVTYGTPTFPGSVNIGGSYYYLDPSITTPTVAPGGTSAAALVAANTYSGPRSAGAQFTLFNLSQYVTQTVGGDRKSLTMAFDHEISDYLKVFGDFMFANTTTHSQINGQPINAQQAMKDIFKATGGAMGSANGNVPAGQFGNPFNVAVNARNRLITHPREYNNDDTSYRGVVGLLGKIADSGWTWEAAADYNHVLENYANPGVINQPHLSNATLVGDFNFFSRAPISAANQLADQVVGTATGSFISILKNFDFKVRGKLFDLPGGPVDMALGGEIRRENLSGIADPLSVIDPVTGALGWSGATTFYPFNASRQVKSEFAEVRLPLAKDLPGAHLLEVTGAVRHEAYSDTSSPTVPKISFRYLPVNDELAFRGTYSKSFSAPQLYSLFGPGGIGFTSPFTLTTSSGGTVANFQTNSQSGSNPNLKPSTSKNYSFGVVYSPKALKGFSVSVDYWHIKQVDLVSTVGSANILNSVEALGASSPYINAVGLGSFTGPHPTAPGQISSGVPDNIYVTDTLVNIASQELAGIDATIKYTWNSDQIGRFDFASNIGYYSTYKTKTLPDVAAEEDAGHSSGLNGTIPRWLAYSSVAYSRGKYGAYLAWQHIPGVNDLNDGTNTSSFDSFDLSASYTFGSEVKYLAGAKLTLGVNNVFNKFGPLDPGVWTDSNVDVGTYGAVGRMFFADIKIKF, encoded by the coding sequence ATGAACAATAGCTCCGTAAGTTATCTACGGAAGGCTTTGGCGCTGCTTAGCGTCGGGCTTTCTTTGTTCGCGGCCCAAGCCGCTTTTGCCCAGCAGACGGCTGCTGCCGCCAGCACCACCACCGACGACACGCTGAAATTGGATAAATATGTCGTAACTGGTTCGTATTTGCCTCCTGCGGCTGATGCCACTGCGGTCCCGGTGATCACGGTTGACGCCAACACCATCCAGAATTCGGGCAATAACACCAGTGTGCTGGAGATTCTGCGGAAAACCGTGCCGCAATTCACCGGTAACGGCAACATCGGCACCAACAACGCGAACGTCGGTAGCGGCAACACGCAGGGCGGCTCTTCGTTGTCGTTGCGCAACACCAGCACCTTGGTGCTGATCAACGGCCGTCGGGCGGCCTATTCGCCGACTTCCGCCTCGGGTGGCGCCCAATTTGTCGACGTCAGCCTGATCCCGGTTGCGGCCATTGAAAAGATTGAAGTGCTGGCCGACGGCGCGTCGGCCATCTACGGCACGGATGCGGTCGCCGGCGTGGTGAACATCATCCTGAAGACCGACTTCCAAGGTTTTGAAGCCGGGGTGCGCTATGGCTGGAGCTCCAACACCGGCCATTACGAGAACAAGTCGGCTTACATCGTGGGTGGTGTCACCAGCGGCAAGACCAGCATCACGATTTCGTCGGAGTATAGCAAATATACGCCCATCATGAACTGGCAGAGGCCCTATTCCGCGGTCACCTATGGCACGCCGACCTTTCCCGGTTCGGTGAACATCGGCGGCAGCTACTACTATCTCGACCCGTCCATCACGACCCCGACGGTCGCGCCGGGTGGCACCAGTGCAGCCGCTTTGGTCGCGGCCAACACCTATTCCGGTCCGCGCTCGGCCGGCGCCCAGTTCACGCTCTTCAACCTTTCCCAGTATGTCACGCAGACCGTCGGTGGCGATCGAAAGTCCCTCACCATGGCGTTTGACCACGAAATCAGCGATTATTTGAAGGTGTTTGGTGACTTCATGTTTGCCAACACCACCACCCACTCGCAGATCAACGGCCAGCCGATCAATGCGCAGCAGGCCATGAAGGATATCTTCAAGGCGACCGGTGGCGCCATGGGCTCGGCCAATGGCAATGTCCCGGCCGGTCAGTTTGGCAATCCCTTCAATGTGGCGGTCAATGCCCGCAATCGCCTCATTACCCACCCGCGCGAGTATAACAATGACGACACCAGCTACCGCGGGGTCGTTGGACTCCTGGGCAAAATTGCCGACAGCGGCTGGACTTGGGAAGCGGCGGCGGACTACAACCATGTGCTTGAGAATTACGCCAATCCCGGGGTCATCAATCAGCCCCACCTGAGCAATGCCACGCTGGTGGGTGACTTCAACTTCTTCTCCCGCGCCCCGATCAGCGCCGCCAACCAGCTGGCCGACCAGGTCGTCGGCACCGCGACGGGCTCTTTCATCAGCATCCTGAAGAACTTTGACTTTAAGGTGCGCGGCAAGCTGTTTGACCTCCCCGGCGGACCCGTGGACATGGCGCTCGGTGGCGAGATTCGTCGTGAGAACCTTAGTGGTATCGCCGACCCCCTGAGCGTGATCGACCCTGTCACCGGTGCCCTCGGCTGGAGCGGGGCCACCACGTTCTATCCGTTCAACGCTTCGCGCCAGGTGAAGTCGGAATTTGCCGAAGTCCGTCTGCCGCTGGCCAAGGATCTCCCCGGCGCCCATTTGCTGGAAGTGACCGGCGCGGTCCGTCACGAGGCGTATAGTGACACGAGCAGCCCGACGGTGCCGAAAATCTCGTTCCGCTATCTGCCGGTCAACGACGAGCTGGCCTTCCGTGGAACCTACTCGAAGTCGTTCTCGGCTCCGCAGCTCTACAGCCTCTTCGGCCCCGGTGGCATTGGTTTCACATCACCGTTTACCCTCACCACCAGTTCCGGCGGAACGGTCGCCAATTTCCAGACCAATTCGCAATCCGGTTCCAACCCGAACCTGAAGCCCTCCACCTCCAAGAACTATTCGTTCGGCGTGGTCTATTCCCCCAAGGCGCTGAAGGGTTTTTCGGTCTCTGTCGATTACTGGCACATCAAACAGGTCGACTTGGTCAGCACGGTCGGGTCGGCTAATATTCTCAACAGTGTCGAAGCGCTGGGCGCCTCATCGCCGTATATCAATGCGGTCGGCCTCGGCAGTTTCACTGGCCCGCACCCCACCGCCCCGGGTCAGATCAGCTCCGGTGTGCCGGATAATATCTATGTTACCGACACGCTCGTGAACATCGCCAGTCAGGAGCTGGCCGGCATTGATGCCACCATCAAATATACTTGGAACTCCGACCAAATCGGCCGCTTTGATTTCGCCTCGAACATCGGCTACTACTCAACCTATAAGACCAAGACTTTGCCGGACGTTGCGGCAGAAGAAGATGCCGGCCATTCGAGCGGCCTAAACGGAACGATTCCGCGTTGGCTGGCTTATTCTTCGGTTGCTTACAGCCGGGGTAAGTATGGTGCCTACCTCGCGTGGCAGCACATCCCGGGCGTCAACGATCTCAACGATGGAACCAACACCTCCAGCTTCGATTCGTTCGACTTGAGCGCGTCCTACACCTTCGGTTCCGAGGTCAAGTATCTCGCCGGGGCCAAGCTCACCCTCGGGGTTAATAACGTGTTCAACAAGTTTGGCCCGCTTGATCCTGGAGTTTGGACTGACTCGAACGTTGACGTCGGAACCTATGGCGCTGTGGGCCGCATGTTCTTCGCCGACATCAAGATTAAGTTCTAA
- a CDS encoding sensor histidine kinase, producing MSIRRRIASLALGRPSSEEGRVARLQFGLLLVLSLLLNIGFERAREWQRVAEEEQLITHLLGWDGLAWYAWLLAAPFMLRMIRSHPLDLAPRLGRNLGWLLLWSVLLYLLVVNLRSLLHLLPNLWLPDEQGLPTDWHNYFYNTFRLWPLDFLTYGGFFAVSFALDYYSKYRRHAATAVQLQLRTARLESELTRAELAALRGQLHPHFLFNSFNALATLVRQRKNDQAVEIIAQLSALLRLAIDQNGLHETPLEEELDFIRRYLAIEQVRFGEKLLVGFSIEPEALGVLVPNIILQPLVENAVKHGISRRTTPGWVTVRARRRDDRLQIEIENDGADPAPAAIAPSQDKKPGIGLANTRARLTHTLGSDFALEINPRLDGGAVVSLNLPWRLAPQSSPPHEKNPHPDRR from the coding sequence ATGAGCATCAGGCGCCGTATCGCTTCACTGGCCCTTGGCCGCCCGTCATCGGAGGAAGGGCGTGTTGCCCGGCTGCAGTTCGGCCTGTTGCTGGTTCTCAGCCTGCTGTTGAATATCGGCTTCGAGCGCGCGCGCGAGTGGCAGCGCGTCGCCGAGGAGGAACAGCTCATCACCCATCTGCTGGGCTGGGACGGCCTGGCCTGGTATGCCTGGCTTCTGGCGGCGCCGTTCATGCTGCGGATGATCCGGAGCCATCCCTTGGACCTGGCTCCGCGGTTGGGACGGAACCTCGGCTGGCTCCTGCTTTGGAGCGTGCTGCTTTATCTGCTGGTGGTGAACCTCCGCTCCCTTCTGCACCTGTTGCCGAACCTCTGGTTGCCCGACGAGCAGGGCTTGCCGACCGACTGGCACAATTATTTCTACAATACCTTCCGCCTCTGGCCGCTGGATTTTCTGACCTACGGCGGCTTCTTCGCCGTATCCTTCGCCCTGGATTATTACTCCAAATACCGCCGGCATGCCGCGACGGCGGTGCAACTCCAGCTGCGGACCGCCCGTCTCGAGTCGGAGCTGACGCGGGCGGAACTCGCGGCTTTGCGCGGGCAGCTGCATCCGCATTTCCTCTTCAACAGCTTCAACGCACTGGCCACCCTCGTGCGGCAGCGGAAGAACGACCAGGCCGTGGAGATCATCGCCCAGCTGAGCGCCTTGCTCCGCCTGGCGATCGACCAGAACGGCCTGCACGAGACGCCGCTGGAGGAGGAACTCGACTTCATCCGACGCTACCTGGCGATCGAGCAGGTGCGGTTCGGCGAGAAACTGCTCGTCGGGTTTTCCATCGAACCGGAGGCGCTGGGCGTGCTGGTGCCCAACATCATTTTGCAGCCGCTTGTGGAAAACGCCGTCAAGCACGGCATCTCCCGCCGCACCACGCCCGGGTGGGTGACCGTGAGGGCCCGGCGGCGGGATGACCGGCTGCAGATCGAGATCGAAAATGACGGGGCCGACCCGGCGCCCGCGGCGATCGCCCCTTCGCAAGACAAGAAGCCGGGTATCGGATTGGCCAACACCCGGGCCCGGTTGACCCATACCTTGGGTTCGGATTTCGCCCTGGAGATAAATCCGCGGCTTGACGGCGGCGCGGTCGTGTCACTCAACCTGCCCTGGCGGCTTGCGCCGCAATCATCCCCTCCCCATGAAAAAAATCCGCACCCTGATCGTCGATGA
- a CDS encoding TonB-dependent receptor, whose protein sequence is MNPSSVKNRLAAILLIAGIIVPAVAQPIASENEAKKQETVQLEKFEVTGSRIKRTDIETPQPVVTYSSELIKNSGYSSLGQFVQSLPFNTGSSNSVFQGASFTRGAATANPRGLGGNRFLTLVNGRRAPTYALTNSANQSVFDFNSIPLAAIDSIEFLKDGASAIYGSDAITGVLNIKLKKEYTGVSTNLYAGNTLGHDSLVKSGSFLAGGASGKTSAMVVFNYQGGNSSYIRDYNRSKTTDYSFEAPRGINQNSSNNWPANVNFTAAQAAAAGLTGGSGLYVLSGGVPTGTPTKSQFVRVATAPNENRYDFAQVYQLSPPFDYYDTYAHLNHEFSDKLSAFAELSYSSHVTLLGFTPAVIASTQNAGTGPTGLLNVPASNPYNPFGIDLTNFLYRTSFGPARQFDTESTGATFLVGLKGKINPDWSWELGATRGFNEVVTTSRNQIRASDLQAALNGTTRATALNPFGPSDNQALVNSLFTISNSSSRVEAYAWDFTVSGNISQLSLPGGDVGVAAGAEWRHEKQDSRPDTQSYVGSGGGLPLTGARIVKSAYVEFSLPIVKMLEVQLAGRHEEYSDFGKTNKPKASALLRLPENDYVSVLLRGSYSKSFKAPDLGRLYASQTVAFSSNLLQDPLRPQDPPTQMRIVTGGNPNLKPENARVQYVGAVFELSKKVKNPWLKNLSLSVDYFDFLIDDVISTPNANFILSTRGQQLYPNAIIRDNSTENPGPILRLSTVPVNLAKQFYKGYDFELDYGINDTRIGSFRFKAAATYISYIGSDAGTGAGAINNVGLYNNPRFIGTFGADWSYRDHWRAAVTARYSGQYFNDGYTAAGWGENPTTTINPSITYRGLWNTDITIGANNVMNQEPPRNGYETLNFDGNTYGNLSAGRVLYIRVSKQF, encoded by the coding sequence ATGAACCCTAGCTCAGTTAAGAACCGGCTGGCCGCGATCCTTCTGATCGCCGGCATCATTGTCCCCGCCGTCGCCCAGCCCATCGCTTCGGAGAACGAGGCCAAGAAACAAGAGACCGTCCAGCTCGAGAAATTCGAGGTCACCGGCTCTCGCATCAAACGCACGGACATTGAGACGCCGCAACCGGTCGTCACCTATTCCTCCGAGTTGATCAAGAACAGCGGCTATTCATCGCTCGGGCAGTTTGTCCAAAGCCTGCCGTTCAACACCGGCTCCTCGAACTCGGTGTTTCAGGGCGCAAGTTTTACGCGGGGTGCGGCTACCGCCAATCCGCGCGGCCTGGGAGGCAACCGCTTCCTCACCCTCGTCAACGGTCGGCGCGCGCCGACCTATGCGCTGACCAACAGCGCCAACCAGTCCGTCTTCGATTTCAACAGCATCCCGCTCGCGGCGATTGACAGCATCGAGTTCCTGAAGGACGGGGCGTCCGCCATCTATGGCTCGGATGCGATCACCGGAGTGCTCAACATCAAGTTGAAAAAGGAATACACCGGTGTTTCCACCAACCTCTATGCCGGCAATACCCTGGGCCATGACAGCCTGGTCAAGTCGGGCAGTTTCCTGGCCGGTGGCGCCTCGGGCAAAACCTCGGCGATGGTGGTTTTCAACTATCAGGGCGGCAATTCCAGCTACATCCGGGATTACAACCGCTCGAAGACCACCGATTATTCCTTCGAGGCTCCGCGGGGCATCAATCAGAACAGTTCGAACAACTGGCCGGCCAATGTGAACTTCACCGCCGCGCAGGCGGCCGCGGCCGGTCTCACCGGGGGTTCCGGCCTCTATGTGCTTTCTGGTGGCGTTCCGACGGGGACTCCGACCAAATCGCAGTTCGTCCGTGTGGCGACGGCGCCGAACGAGAATCGCTATGACTTCGCGCAGGTCTACCAGTTGTCGCCACCGTTCGACTACTATGACACTTACGCGCACCTGAATCATGAGTTTTCCGACAAGCTTTCGGCCTTTGCGGAACTGTCCTACAGCAGCCACGTGACTCTTCTCGGCTTTACGCCCGCGGTCATCGCGAGCACGCAGAATGCCGGCACGGGTCCGACGGGTCTCCTCAATGTTCCGGCCTCGAATCCTTACAACCCCTTCGGGATCGATCTCACGAACTTCCTCTACCGGACGAGCTTTGGCCCGGCCCGGCAATTCGACACCGAATCGACCGGAGCGACCTTTCTCGTCGGATTGAAAGGCAAGATCAACCCGGACTGGTCTTGGGAACTGGGCGCCACGCGTGGTTTCAATGAGGTGGTGACCACGTCACGCAACCAGATCCGCGCCTCTGATTTGCAGGCGGCGCTCAACGGCACGACCCGCGCCACGGCGCTGAATCCTTTTGGCCCGTCGGATAACCAAGCCTTGGTGAACAGCCTCTTCACCATCTCCAACAGCAGCTCCCGGGTCGAGGCTTACGCGTGGGACTTCACGGTCTCGGGCAACATTTCTCAGCTGTCCCTGCCTGGCGGGGATGTTGGGGTGGCGGCGGGCGCCGAGTGGCGCCATGAGAAGCAGGACAGCCGGCCGGACACCCAGTCCTACGTCGGGAGTGGCGGCGGCCTGCCGCTGACCGGCGCGCGCATCGTCAAGTCGGCCTACGTCGAGTTCTCCTTGCCGATCGTCAAGATGCTGGAGGTCCAGCTCGCCGGCCGCCATGAGGAATACAGCGACTTCGGCAAGACGAACAAGCCCAAGGCCAGCGCCCTGCTGCGCCTGCCGGAGAATGACTATGTGTCCGTCCTGCTCCGCGGCTCCTATTCCAAGTCGTTCAAGGCGCCGGATCTCGGCCGTCTCTACGCCTCCCAGACCGTGGCCTTCTCCAGCAACCTGCTGCAGGATCCCCTCAGGCCGCAGGATCCGCCGACCCAGATGCGTATCGTGACGGGCGGCAATCCCAACCTGAAGCCCGAGAACGCCCGCGTGCAATACGTCGGCGCCGTCTTCGAGCTGTCCAAGAAGGTGAAGAATCCATGGCTGAAGAACCTCAGCCTCTCGGTCGACTATTTCGACTTCCTGATCGATGACGTCATCAGCACGCCGAACGCAAACTTCATCCTCAGCACACGCGGCCAGCAGCTCTACCCGAACGCGATCATCCGCGACAACTCGACGGAGAATCCGGGCCCGATCCTGCGTCTGTCGACCGTTCCGGTCAACCTGGCCAAGCAGTTCTACAAGGGCTACGACTTCGAGCTCGATTACGGGATCAACGATACCCGCATCGGCTCGTTCCGGTTCAAGGCCGCCGCGACCTACATCTCCTACATCGGCTCGGATGCCGGCACCGGCGCCGGGGCCATCAATAACGTAGGCCTCTATAACAATCCCCGTTTCATCGGCACCTTCGGCGCCGACTGGAGCTACCGCGACCACTGGAGAGCCGCCGTGACGGCCCGCTACTCCGGCCAATACTTCAACGACGGCTACACCGCGGCCGGCTGGGGTGAGAATCCCACCACCACGATCAATCCGTCGATCACGTATCGCGGCCTGTGGAATACGGACATCACCATCGGCGCCAACAACGTGATGAACCAAGAGCCGCCTCGCAACGGTTACGAGACTCTCAACTTCGACGGGAACACCTACGGCAATCTCTCCGCCGGTCGGGTTCTGTATATCAGAGTTAGTAAACAATTCTGA
- a CDS encoding LytTR family DNA-binding domain-containing protein — MKKIRTLIVDDEPLAREGVAAMLEGDHEIEVTGTCADGQAALAAIRSGRPDLVFLDVQMPKLNGLEVLSALRQEERPVVIFVTAYDKFAIQAFELCAVDYLLKPYRDARFAAALAKAKRQIAQARSDDMGQKVEQLLGYVQQMVRAGEKPTAVLVPEPGDRVVLKAGSDLHFIRTSDIIWVESQADFIKVHTTGAARLVRETLQNLQDRVDPARFLRIHRSSLVNLDHVKKVTPALYGDYTVLMSDDTKLRLSRKNRGKLKQLIASLSANDNG, encoded by the coding sequence ATGAAAAAAATCCGCACCCTGATCGTCGATGATGAACCCTTGGCTCGCGAAGGAGTGGCCGCCATGCTGGAGGGTGACCACGAAATCGAGGTCACCGGGACCTGTGCCGATGGACAGGCTGCCTTGGCTGCCATCAGGAGTGGCCGCCCCGATCTAGTCTTTCTCGATGTGCAAATGCCCAAGCTCAACGGCCTCGAGGTGCTCTCCGCGCTCAGGCAGGAAGAACGTCCGGTGGTCATCTTTGTGACCGCCTATGACAAATTTGCCATCCAGGCCTTCGAGCTGTGCGCGGTGGACTATTTGCTCAAGCCGTATCGAGACGCGCGCTTTGCCGCCGCCCTGGCAAAGGCCAAGCGGCAAATAGCACAAGCCCGGTCCGATGACATGGGCCAGAAAGTGGAACAGCTGCTTGGTTATGTGCAGCAAATGGTCCGGGCCGGGGAAAAGCCGACCGCCGTGCTTGTGCCCGAGCCGGGGGACCGGGTGGTTCTGAAGGCCGGCAGCGACCTGCATTTTATCAGGACATCCGACATCATCTGGGTCGAATCCCAGGCCGATTTCATCAAGGTCCATACCACGGGGGCCGCCAGGTTGGTGCGCGAAACCCTCCAAAACCTGCAGGACCGGGTGGATCCTGCGAGGTTTCTCCGCATTCATCGCTCTTCCTTGGTCAACCTCGATCATGTGAAGAAGGTCACGCCAGCGCTTTACGGCGACTACACGGTGTTGATGAGCGACGATACGAAATTGAGGCTGAGCCGGAAGAATCGCGGCAAGCTCAAGCAGTTGATCGCCAGTCTCTCGGCCAACGACAACGGCTGA
- a CDS encoding TonB-dependent receptor yields the protein MVTGSYLPVAANSVAIPVITVDSKSIENSGNNTNVLEILRKTVPQFSGNGNLGSANSNVGSGSTNGGSQLALRNTSTLVLINGRRVAYSPVSSSGGYQFVDVNMIPVAAIDRIEVLADGASAIYGSDAVAGVVNIIMKSSYQGFEIGGRYGWTTNQGHQATRSMYLVGGVSNAKTSITISSEWTKEDPIFAYERPYSAQTFGTPSFAGSVNIGGDFYLLKPSITTPTVTPGGLSPAALVAAGTYSGPRSQGDQFQFFNLSKYVTQSIANERQSFSMAFEHKFNDSLQFFGDLLYVNTKTASQINGQPLNTTQAMKDIFAKTGGAQGSANGLVPAGTFGNPFNVGVTGRNRLVTSPRQYLDDTTSIRGVFGVKGSIADTGWNWEAAADYNRANQQYQNPGVINQPNLSASVLAGHFNFFSYQPISPADFATDAIVGTAQGGFISTMSNYDVRVNGKVFDLPAGAVDLALGSELRKENLSATADPLSQINPVTGALGWSGATTLYPFNSSRKVTSYFAEVRIPVLKDAPGAHLLELSGAVRHENYNDTTDPTVPKVTFRYLPMNDEFAVRGTYSKSFSAPTLFSLFGPSSIGFTTPFTLNKSGGGTVANLQTNSMSGSNPNLKPSNSKNYTLGVVYSPKAIKGFSVSLDYWNIKQTDLVSSIGTTTILQDVETKGAASPYVGKVHFLSFTGANPTAPGQISVGHAPDDIYVVDTSVNIAGVKLSGFDGKINYTYNADNIGRFDFTSNIGYYSKYEVTSLPGSAPEDDTGLASFANGTLPRWSSYSTAEYSRGAYNGFIGWRHLPSVRNIVTDEKLASFDSFDLSASYSFGSAVKYLAGAKLTVGVTNVFNKFGPLAPDIFTDSGVDTSAYGSMGRFIYVDLKYKF from the coding sequence GTGGTCACGGGTTCCTACCTGCCGGTGGCGGCCAACTCGGTGGCGATCCCGGTGATCACGGTGGACAGCAAGTCCATCGAGAATTCCGGCAACAACACCAATGTCCTCGAGATCCTCCGCAAGACGGTGCCGCAGTTCAGCGGCAACGGCAACCTGGGCAGTGCCAATTCCAATGTTGGCAGCGGCTCGACCAACGGCGGCTCGCAGCTGGCCTTGCGCAACACCTCGACCCTGGTCCTCATCAACGGGCGCCGCGTGGCCTACTCGCCGGTCAGCTCCTCCGGCGGCTACCAATTCGTCGACGTCAACATGATCCCCGTCGCCGCGATCGACCGCATCGAGGTCCTCGCCGACGGTGCCTCCGCCATCTACGGTTCCGATGCCGTCGCCGGCGTCGTGAACATCATCATGAAGTCCAGCTACCAGGGCTTCGAGATCGGCGGCCGTTATGGCTGGACCACCAACCAGGGTCACCAGGCGACCCGTTCCATGTATCTCGTGGGCGGCGTGAGCAACGCCAAGACCAGCATCACGATCTCCTCGGAGTGGACGAAGGAAGACCCGATCTTCGCCTATGAGCGGCCCTATTCGGCCCAGACTTTTGGCACACCGTCGTTCGCGGGCTCGGTCAACATCGGCGGGGATTTCTACCTGCTCAAACCGAGTATTACGACCCCGACCGTGACTCCGGGTGGCCTGAGCCCCGCGGCCCTTGTTGCCGCGGGCACCTACTCCGGCCCCCGTTCTCAGGGGGATCAGTTCCAGTTCTTCAACCTCTCGAAGTATGTGACCCAGTCCATCGCCAACGAGCGCCAGAGCTTCTCGATGGCGTTCGAGCACAAGTTCAACGATTCCCTCCAGTTCTTCGGCGATCTGCTCTACGTGAACACGAAGACCGCCTCGCAGATCAACGGTCAGCCGCTCAATACCACGCAGGCGATGAAGGACATCTTCGCGAAGACCGGTGGCGCCCAAGGTTCGGCCAACGGTCTCGTGCCCGCCGGCACCTTCGGCAACCCGTTCAACGTCGGCGTCACTGGCCGCAACCGACTGGTCACGAGCCCCCGCCAATACCTGGATGACACGACCTCGATCCGGGGCGTCTTCGGGGTCAAGGGCTCGATTGCGGACACCGGTTGGAACTGGGAGGCTGCGGCCGACTACAACCGCGCCAACCAGCAGTATCAGAACCCGGGTGTCATCAACCAGCCCAACCTGAGCGCGTCGGTCCTCGCCGGTCACTTCAATTTTTTCTCCTATCAGCCGATTTCTCCGGCGGATTTTGCCACCGATGCCATCGTCGGCACCGCGCAGGGCGGTTTCATCAGCACCATGTCGAACTATGATGTCCGTGTGAATGGCAAGGTGTTCGACCTGCCGGCCGGTGCCGTCGATCTGGCGCTCGGTTCCGAGCTCCGCAAGGAAAACCTCAGTGCCACGGCTGATCCGCTCAGTCAGATCAACCCGGTCACCGGCGCCCTCGGCTGGAGCGGCGCGACCACGCTGTATCCCTTCAACTCGAGCCGCAAGGTCACCTCCTACTTCGCCGAGGTTCGCATCCCGGTCCTGAAGGATGCCCCCGGGGCCCACCTCCTCGAGCTGTCCGGCGCGGTCCGCCACGAGAACTATAATGATACGACCGACCCGACGGTGCCGAAGGTCACGTTCCGCTACCTGCCGATGAACGACGAGTTCGCCGTGCGCGGCACCTACTCAAAGTCCTTCTCGGCGCCGACCCTCTTCAGCCTGTTCGGTCCCTCCAGCATCGGTTTCACCACGCCGTTCACGCTTAACAAATCCGGCGGCGGCACGGTGGCCAATCTGCAGACCAACTCCATGAGCGGGTCCAACCCGAACCTGAAGCCGTCGAACTCCAAGAACTACACCCTCGGCGTGGTCTATTCCCCGAAGGCGATCAAGGGCTTTTCGGTCTCGCTCGATTACTGGAACATCAAGCAGACGGACCTCGTATCCTCCATCGGCACGACGACCATTCTGCAGGACGTCGAGACCAAGGGCGCGGCGTCCCCGTATGTCGGCAAGGTCCACTTCCTGAGCTTCACCGGCGCCAATCCCACGGCCCCGGGGCAGATCAGCGTCGGCCACGCCCCGGATGACATCTATGTCGTCGATACCTCCGTCAACATCGCGGGCGTCAAGCTCTCGGGCTTCGACGGCAAGATCAACTACACCTACAACGCGGACAACATCGGCCGTTTCGATTTCACGTCGAACATCGGCTACTACTCGAAATACGAGGTGACCTCGCTCCCGGGTTCCGCGCCGGAGGACGACACCGGCCTCGCCAGCTTTGCCAACGGCACGCTGCCGCGGTGGTCGAGCTACAGCACCGCCGAGTATAGCCGCGGCGCCTACAACGGCTTCATCGGCTGGCGCCACCTCCCGTCCGTGCGGAACATCGTCACGGATGAGAAACTCGCCTCCTTTGATTCCTTCGATCTGTCAGCCTCCTATAGCTTCGGCTCGGCGGTCAAGTATCTTGCCGGAGCCAAGCTGACCGTGGGCGTGACCAACGTGTTCAACAAGTTCGGCCCGCTCGCCCCTGATATCTTCACCGATTCCGGCGTCGACACGTCGGCCTACGGCTCGATGGGCCGGTTCATCTACGTCGACCTGAAATATAAGTTCTAA